In Sporichthya polymorpha DSM 43042, a genomic segment contains:
- a CDS encoding SCP2 sterol-binding domain-containing protein, with amino-acid sequence MAVFKDAEEVYKYIGGAFTAAVNDPKFVEATKGTGLVIRLIQTDPDCEMTIDWEGQKVLTGAAADSVPHNVQLRMSSDNSNRFWQGKLNFTLAMAQRKVKLDGKRSVALKLLPLTGGIFETYLATLQADGREDLIVG; translated from the coding sequence ATGGCGGTCTTCAAGGACGCGGAAGAGGTCTACAAGTACATCGGCGGGGCGTTCACCGCCGCCGTCAACGACCCGAAGTTCGTCGAGGCGACGAAGGGCACCGGACTCGTGATCCGGTTGATCCAGACCGACCCCGACTGCGAGATGACGATCGACTGGGAAGGCCAGAAGGTTCTCACCGGCGCGGCCGCGGACAGCGTCCCCCACAACGTGCAGCTGCGCATGTCCAGCGACAACAGCAACCGGTTCTGGCAGGGCAAGCTCAACTTCACCCTCGCCATGGCGCAGCGCAAGGTCAAGCTCGACGGCAAGCGCTCGGTCGCGCTCAAGCTGCTCCCCCTCACCGGCGGGATCTTCGAGACCTACCTCGCGACGCTTCAGGCGGACGGCCGCGAGGACCTGATCGTCGGCTGA
- a CDS encoding acyl-CoA dehydrogenase family protein — MTLEHGRTLSDEDFEPWFAKAQELSEYFREIGMKYDAENTFAYPTIPLFKSSKLGSLIVPPAYGGPGGNILQLSKVITEMSRGDSAITLAYNMHFITLGIVMSNMGEVQMKKWLDKINEGAIIFGPWSEQRAGFSGLADTKAIPQPGGGWKIYGKKMWGTLGEAADIVVSSATITDADGNIPTDFEERVAAEMMYINDFEVDENGIGNGVRIEKTWNALGMHATGTHVIVFDGFYVPEENYVCENRTGLFSSLEWASLLFASIYYGMSLRILEETRATLAKKHLGAVFGAIAASDVKVGQVGHIIDGVGDMAVRVEQNRRILWQTCNDVIDGYDEEWPIELRVPYIGLAKTTIASNTTWMAQKAMSMVGGSAFRKGTIFERFYRDSCAALYQPLNADQTYSFIGEYMLQPDELND; from the coding sequence ATGACTCTCGAGCACGGCCGCACCCTGTCGGACGAGGACTTCGAGCCCTGGTTCGCCAAGGCTCAGGAGCTTTCCGAGTACTTCCGTGAGATCGGCATGAAGTACGACGCCGAGAACACGTTCGCCTATCCGACGATCCCGCTGTTCAAGTCCTCGAAGCTCGGTTCCCTGATCGTCCCGCCGGCCTACGGCGGCCCCGGGGGCAACATCCTCCAGCTGTCCAAAGTCATCACCGAGATGTCGCGTGGCGACTCAGCGATCACCCTCGCCTACAACATGCACTTCATCACCCTCGGCATCGTCATGAGCAACATGGGCGAGGTCCAGATGAAGAAGTGGCTGGACAAGATCAACGAGGGCGCGATCATCTTCGGCCCGTGGTCCGAGCAGCGCGCCGGCTTCTCCGGTCTCGCCGACACCAAGGCCATCCCCCAGCCCGGCGGCGGTTGGAAGATCTACGGCAAGAAGATGTGGGGCACCCTCGGCGAGGCCGCCGACATCGTCGTCAGCAGCGCCACGATCACCGACGCCGACGGCAACATCCCGACGGACTTCGAAGAGCGCGTCGCCGCCGAGATGATGTACATCAACGACTTCGAGGTCGACGAGAACGGCATCGGGAACGGCGTCCGCATCGAGAAGACGTGGAACGCGCTCGGCATGCACGCCACCGGCACGCACGTCATCGTCTTCGACGGGTTCTACGTGCCCGAGGAGAACTACGTCTGCGAGAACCGCACCGGCCTGTTCTCCTCGCTCGAGTGGGCGTCGCTGCTCTTCGCGAGCATCTACTACGGCATGTCGCTGCGCATCCTCGAGGAGACCCGGGCGACGCTGGCGAAGAAGCACCTCGGCGCCGTGTTCGGCGCGATCGCCGCGTCGGACGTGAAGGTCGGTCAGGTCGGCCACATCATCGACGGTGTCGGCGACATGGCGGTCCGGGTCGAGCAGAACCGCCGCATCCTGTGGCAGACCTGCAACGACGTCATCGACGGCTACGACGAGGAGTGGCCGATCGAGCTCCGCGTGCCGTACATCGGTCTCGCGAAGACGACCATCGCGTCCAACACGACCTGGATGGCGCAGAAGGCCATGTCGATGGTCGGTGGGTCGGCGTTCCGCAAGGGCACGATCTTCGAGCGCTTCTACCGCGACTCCTGCGCGGCGCTCTACCAGCCCCTCAACGCCGACCAGACCTACAGCTTCATCGGCGAGTACATGCTCCAGCCGGACGAGCTGAACGACTGA
- a CDS encoding cupin domain-containing protein: MGRATVTTVPTSPSASMPRLTGGASVSVDGITVGEWTLTRAAFTDRHQHVEINTVLEGELHVTCEGETHVVRPGQTIVVPAGSRATYAAPEYARMSYVYGPGTPGMTDVAYEEF; the protein is encoded by the coding sequence ATGGGACGCGCCACGGTCACCACCGTGCCGACGAGCCCCTCCGCGTCGATGCCCCGCCTCACCGGCGGGGCATCGGTGTCGGTGGACGGCATCACCGTCGGGGAATGGACGCTCACGCGCGCGGCCTTCACCGACCGGCACCAGCACGTCGAGATCAACACCGTGCTGGAGGGCGAACTCCACGTCACCTGCGAGGGCGAGACGCACGTCGTCCGCCCGGGGCAGACGATCGTCGTCCCGGCCGGAAGCCGGGCGACCTACGCCGCCCCCGAGTACGCCCGCATGAGCTACGTCTACGGCCCCGGCACCCCGGGGATGACCGACGTCGCCTACGAGGAGTTCTGA
- the uvrB gene encoding excinuclease ABC subunit UvrB produces MRPTTDIERSTAPFRVVSEFQPSGDQPAAIAELARRVRAGEQDVVLLGATGTGKSATTAWLVEELQRPTLVMAPNKTLAAQLANEFRELLPHNAVEYFVSYYDYYQPEAYVPQTDTYIEKDSSINSEVERLRHSATNSLLTRRDVIVVASVSCIYGLGTPQEYVDRMVRLNVGDEIDRDTLLRQLVTMQYTRNDLAFTRGTFRVRGDTVEIFPVYEELALRLEFFGDEIERAMTLHPLTGEVIREEQSIHVFPATHYVAGPERMERAISGIELECEQQLARLEKQGKLLEAQRLRMRTTYDIEMMRQVGFCSGIENYSRHIDGREAGSPPHTLLDYFPDDFLLVIDESHVTVPQIGAMFEGDMSRKRTLVDHGFRLPSAMDNRPLKWEEFVERIGQTVYLSATPGPYELGRANGVVEQIIRPTGLVDPEIVVKPTKGQIDDLVHEIRTRAERDERVLVTTLTKKMSEDLTDYLLEMGIRVRYLHSEVDTLRRVELLRELRIGEFDVLVGINLLREGLDLPEVSLVAILDADKEGFLRSGTSLIQTIGRAARNVSGQVHMYADTVTPSMAKAIDETNRRRAKQVAYNLEHGIDPTPLRKKIGDILELIAREDADTAELIGGAGRQRSRGKTPVPGLSSKVSTEAGKHAGDLATMPAMDLADLIQQLNDQMHAAAAELQFELAARLRDEIKELKRELRGMREAGSPA; encoded by the coding sequence GTGAGACCCACCACGGACATCGAGCGGAGCACCGCCCCGTTCCGCGTCGTCAGCGAGTTCCAGCCCTCCGGGGACCAGCCGGCCGCGATCGCGGAGCTGGCCCGGCGCGTCCGGGCGGGGGAGCAGGACGTCGTCCTCCTCGGCGCCACGGGCACCGGCAAGTCGGCCACGACGGCCTGGCTGGTGGAGGAACTGCAGCGCCCGACGCTGGTCATGGCGCCGAACAAGACGCTGGCCGCGCAGCTGGCGAACGAGTTCCGGGAGCTGCTCCCGCACAACGCGGTCGAGTACTTCGTCTCCTACTACGACTACTACCAGCCCGAGGCGTACGTCCCGCAGACGGACACCTACATCGAGAAGGACTCCTCGATCAACTCCGAGGTCGAGCGCCTGCGGCACTCGGCGACGAACTCGCTGCTGACCCGGCGGGACGTCATCGTGGTCGCGAGTGTGTCCTGCATCTACGGCCTGGGCACGCCGCAGGAGTACGTGGACCGGATGGTCCGCCTCAACGTCGGTGACGAGATCGACCGCGACACACTGCTGCGCCAGCTCGTCACGATGCAGTACACGCGCAACGACCTCGCGTTCACCCGCGGGACGTTCCGGGTGCGCGGCGACACCGTCGAGATCTTCCCGGTGTACGAGGAGCTCGCGCTGCGGCTGGAGTTCTTCGGCGACGAGATCGAGCGCGCGATGACCCTGCACCCACTGACGGGTGAGGTGATCCGCGAGGAGCAGAGCATCCACGTCTTCCCGGCCACGCACTACGTCGCGGGCCCGGAGCGCATGGAGCGGGCGATTTCAGGCATCGAGCTGGAGTGCGAGCAGCAGCTGGCACGCCTGGAGAAGCAGGGCAAGCTGCTGGAGGCGCAGCGGCTGCGGATGCGCACGACCTACGACATCGAGATGATGCGTCAGGTCGGGTTCTGCTCGGGCATCGAGAACTACTCGCGGCACATCGACGGTCGCGAGGCGGGCAGCCCGCCGCACACGCTGCTCGACTACTTCCCGGACGACTTCCTCCTGGTCATCGACGAGTCGCACGTGACGGTTCCTCAGATCGGCGCGATGTTCGAGGGCGACATGTCACGCAAGCGGACCCTCGTCGACCACGGGTTCCGGCTCCCGTCGGCGATGGACAACCGTCCGCTGAAGTGGGAGGAGTTCGTCGAGCGAATCGGGCAGACCGTCTACCTCTCCGCGACGCCGGGCCCGTACGAGCTCGGCCGCGCCAACGGGGTGGTGGAGCAGATCATCCGCCCGACCGGCCTGGTCGACCCCGAGATCGTCGTCAAGCCGACCAAGGGCCAGATCGACGACCTCGTCCACGAGATCCGCACGCGGGCCGAGCGCGACGAACGCGTCCTGGTCACCACGCTGACCAAGAAGATGTCCGAGGACCTCACCGACTACCTGCTCGAGATGGGCATCCGGGTGCGGTACCTGCACTCCGAGGTCGACACCCTGCGCCGCGTGGAACTGCTGCGGGAGCTGCGGATCGGCGAGTTCGACGTCCTCGTCGGCATCAACCTGCTCCGCGAGGGTCTCGACCTGCCCGAGGTCTCCCTGGTGGCGATCCTCGACGCGGACAAGGAAGGCTTCCTCCGGTCCGGGACCTCGCTCATCCAGACGATCGGCCGCGCGGCCCGGAACGTGTCCGGCCAGGTGCACATGTACGCCGACACGGTCACCCCCTCGATGGCGAAGGCGATCGACGAGACGAACCGGCGCCGGGCGAAGCAGGTCGCCTACAACCTCGAGCACGGCATCGACCCGACCCCGCTGCGGAAGAAGATCGGCGACATCCTCGAGCTGATCGCGCGCGAGGACGCCGACACCGCCGAGCTCATCGGTGGCGCCGGGCGGCAGCGCAGCCGCGGCAAGACGCCGGTGCCGGGTCTGTCGTCGAAGGTGTCCACGGAGGCCGGCAAGCACGCGGGGGACCTCGCGACGATGCCGGCGATGGACCTCGCGGACCTCATCCAGCAGCTCAACGACCAGATGCACGCCGCCGCGGCCGAGCTGCAGTTCGAGCTGGCCGCGAGGCTGCGGGACGAGATCAAGGAACTGAAACGCGAACTGCGAGGGATGCGGGAAGCCGGGTCGCCGGCCTGA
- a CDS encoding sortase domain-containing protein, translating to MTTDPLTRSTSAAHRSRRWAAAAACVALLGGCGGGGEGPAVAGVSLPAPTPAAAAGTAPAAAEDRPYPARVRLPRLGIDAVLQPLHLGKQKELVPPEYGMAGWYEAGPEPGEIGRAVVAGHVDSRTGPDVFAALGKARPGDRIHVLLRDRSTVTFVVQKVEIHPRNRFPTSRVYGTDGKHADLRLITCTGRYDRARGGYQDNVVVFARMAPGKA from the coding sequence GTGACCACCGACCCCCTGACGAGGTCGACGTCGGCCGCCCACCGGTCCCGCCGGTGGGCGGCCGCCGCGGCGTGCGTCGCCCTGCTCGGCGGATGCGGCGGCGGCGGCGAGGGCCCCGCCGTCGCCGGCGTCAGCCTGCCTGCGCCCACTCCGGCGGCGGCTGCCGGGACCGCACCTGCGGCAGCCGAGGATCGGCCCTATCCCGCGCGGGTCCGCCTCCCTCGGCTCGGGATCGACGCCGTCCTGCAACCGCTGCACCTCGGGAAGCAGAAGGAACTCGTCCCGCCGGAGTACGGCATGGCGGGCTGGTACGAGGCCGGTCCGGAGCCGGGCGAGATCGGCCGCGCCGTCGTCGCCGGCCACGTCGACTCCAGGACCGGCCCGGACGTGTTCGCCGCACTCGGCAAGGCCCGCCCCGGCGACCGCATCCATGTGCTCCTCCGCGACCGTTCCACGGTGACCTTCGTGGTGCAGAAGGTCGAGATCCACCCGCGCAACCGGTTCCCGACGTCGCGCGTCTACGGCACCGACGGCAAGCACGCCGACCTGCGCCTGATCACCTGCACCGGCCGCTACGACCGCGCCCGCGGCGGCTACCAGGACAACGTGGTCGTCTTCGCCCGCATGGCCCCCGGCAAGGCCTGA
- a CDS encoding DUF559 domain-containing protein — translation MKRPDDWGTTAPPRPGAIEPLIPAARARELGYTRDEIERLRVAREWATLRRGIYQRGGPEPDPRDQHVACAGAALLAVSSPDAVVAHRSAGVLWGLDFLTPPDLDTVWLAVPELGKVRTYPGLRLWPAQLPADHVTTGPGGLPVTTVARTVVDLARHHNFRQGVVLAESALRQQLTTKPEIDRVLADCRGWPYTRRAARALEIADGDTESVGESFTRAVLAEAGLRPQAQVNIYRDDGTKIARVDFLFADERVIVEFDGRVKYDDPDALWNEKLREDALREAGYQVIRVTWGQLMNSADDFLRRVRAALRRGRAQG, via the coding sequence ATGAAGCGACCGGACGACTGGGGAACGACGGCACCGCCGCGGCCGGGGGCGATCGAGCCGCTGATCCCGGCCGCGCGGGCGCGGGAGCTCGGGTACACCCGGGACGAGATCGAGCGCCTGCGCGTGGCCCGGGAGTGGGCGACGCTCCGCCGCGGCATCTACCAGCGGGGCGGACCGGAGCCGGACCCGCGCGATCAGCACGTCGCATGCGCCGGCGCGGCACTGCTCGCGGTGAGCTCCCCGGACGCGGTCGTCGCGCACCGGTCGGCCGGGGTGCTCTGGGGGCTGGACTTCCTCACGCCACCGGACCTCGACACCGTGTGGCTCGCGGTGCCGGAACTCGGCAAGGTGCGCACCTACCCGGGTCTGCGGCTCTGGCCGGCCCAGTTGCCGGCGGACCACGTCACGACCGGGCCGGGCGGCCTGCCGGTAACGACCGTGGCGCGGACGGTCGTCGACCTGGCGCGGCACCACAACTTCCGGCAGGGCGTCGTGCTGGCGGAATCGGCGCTGCGCCAGCAGCTCACGACGAAGCCGGAGATCGACCGGGTGCTGGCCGACTGCCGCGGGTGGCCGTACACCCGCCGCGCCGCCCGGGCGCTGGAGATCGCCGACGGCGACACCGAGTCCGTCGGCGAATCCTTCACCCGCGCCGTGCTCGCCGAGGCCGGCCTCCGACCCCAGGCACAGGTGAACATCTACCGCGACGACGGGACGAAGATCGCGCGGGTCGACTTCCTGTTCGCCGACGAGCGGGTGATCGTCGAGTTCGACGGCCGGGTCAAGTACGACGACCCCGACGCCCTCTGGAACGAGAAGCTCCGCGAGGACGCCCTCCGCGAGGCCGGCTATCAGGTGATCCGCGTGACGTGGGGTCAGCTGATGAACTCGGCCGACGACTTCCTGCGCCGCGTCCGTGCTGCCCTCCGCCGCGGCCGCGCGCAGGGCTGA
- a CDS encoding serine hydrolase domain-containing protein, whose amino-acid sequence MSFDASNLDAILANAVAEGHVPGVAAVVVDRDGTLYSGAAGSVRAGGEAVSASTMFRYASCTKALASVAALQLVEQGRMSLDDEVTALLPEFAKLQVLDGFDGEQPILRPPARSPRVRELLTHTSGLTYFFTNAAMAQFHAATGAPDVLTGQKAALTDVPLARDPGQIWDYGTNTDWLGLLVEQVSGQPFDAYLDEHVLGPLGMTDVTFSPTPEQRARLMPVHARTPDGGLVETPLELAENPEYFSGGHGLYGTAEAYGRFLRAMLRGGELEGNRVLQQETVELAFSDQLQGVPMPTEGIVSTVPELTNDVPPFPFAESWGLGFHLVLEDVPGARRAGTGDWAGIFNLYYWIDRSTGVGGMILTQVLPFFDAGVVTTSMGLEAAVYAELGIA is encoded by the coding sequence ATGTCCTTCGACGCGAGCAATCTTGACGCCATCCTCGCCAACGCCGTCGCCGAGGGGCACGTCCCCGGCGTAGCGGCTGTCGTCGTCGACCGCGACGGCACGCTGTACTCCGGTGCCGCCGGCTCGGTGCGCGCGGGCGGTGAGGCCGTCAGCGCGTCGACGATGTTCCGGTACGCCTCGTGCACGAAGGCGCTCGCCAGCGTGGCCGCTCTCCAGCTCGTCGAGCAGGGGAGGATGTCGCTCGACGACGAGGTGACGGCGCTGCTGCCGGAGTTCGCCAAGCTCCAGGTGCTCGACGGGTTCGACGGCGAGCAGCCGATCCTCCGTCCGCCGGCACGCTCGCCGCGGGTGCGCGAGCTGCTGACGCACACGTCCGGTCTGACGTACTTCTTCACCAACGCCGCGATGGCGCAGTTCCACGCCGCCACCGGCGCCCCGGACGTGCTGACGGGGCAGAAGGCCGCGCTCACCGACGTGCCGCTGGCCCGGGACCCGGGCCAGATCTGGGACTACGGCACCAACACCGACTGGCTCGGGCTGCTCGTCGAGCAGGTCAGCGGACAGCCGTTCGACGCCTACCTGGACGAGCACGTCCTCGGCCCGCTGGGGATGACCGACGTGACGTTCTCCCCGACGCCCGAGCAGCGCGCCCGGTTGATGCCGGTGCACGCCCGCACCCCGGACGGCGGCCTGGTCGAGACCCCGCTCGAGCTGGCGGAGAACCCCGAGTACTTCTCCGGCGGGCACGGGCTCTACGGCACCGCCGAGGCCTACGGCCGCTTTCTCCGCGCGATGCTGCGCGGCGGCGAGCTCGAGGGCAACCGCGTCCTGCAGCAGGAGACCGTGGAGCTCGCATTCAGCGATCAGCTGCAGGGCGTCCCGATGCCGACCGAGGGGATCGTGTCGACCGTCCCGGAGCTGACCAACGACGTCCCGCCGTTCCCGTTCGCGGAGTCCTGGGGCCTCGGCTTCCACCTGGTGCTCGAGGACGTCCCCGGCGCCCGCCGCGCCGGCACCGGCGACTGGGCCGGCATCTTCAACCTCTACTACTGGATCGACCGGTCCACCGGCGTCGGCGGCATGATCCTGACCCAGGTGCTCCCGTTCTTCGACGCCGGCGTCGTCACCACCTCGATGGGCCTCGAAGCCGCCGTCTACGCCGAGCTCGGCATCGCGTAA
- a CDS encoding lysyl oxidase family protein has translation MSRPGRTFATAVGVLAFALTAPSALAGEADLPSVAVDDPSPTPSPSPTPSPTPGGLLPNATTPTPTPSPTPTPVQPKDVGKEPDPKFLPDLRLGGVEDLRLVRTASKSLQLRFTSTLLNYGPRELKIRAVRKKARGEFKVAQRIRLKNGHWTWRQLPVGTVYAGDGHTHQHLKDIVRYRMYLVDSDGNLVREDKRRARKIGFCIYDNVRRPARPGQPRNPVFRENGCGARNSTKLLMGLSVGWGDRYHWRLPGQYVSLAGLPAGTYTLIGEANPEGVLYEQKTKNNGVFMEFKLRRKDKASIKVLSKGYRPAEKSVANVSSHDDSENSDHPDDGHSHSTEPAATVARPVRALASRRRGRLTTPHVLRREQS, from the coding sequence ATGTCTCGGCCGGGTCGTACTTTCGCCACTGCTGTCGGCGTCCTCGCCTTCGCGCTGACCGCTCCGAGCGCGCTGGCGGGGGAGGCGGACCTCCCGTCGGTAGCGGTCGACGACCCGTCGCCCACGCCGTCACCGTCGCCGACGCCCAGCCCGACCCCCGGCGGTCTGCTGCCGAACGCCACGACCCCCACCCCGACGCCGTCACCGACGCCGACGCCGGTCCAGCCGAAGGACGTGGGTAAGGAGCCCGACCCGAAGTTTCTGCCCGATCTCCGGCTCGGCGGCGTGGAGGACCTGCGGCTGGTGCGGACGGCGAGCAAGAGCCTGCAGCTGCGCTTCACCAGCACGCTGCTGAACTACGGTCCGCGTGAGCTGAAGATCCGGGCCGTGCGCAAGAAGGCGCGGGGGGAGTTCAAGGTCGCGCAGCGGATCCGGCTGAAGAACGGCCACTGGACCTGGCGGCAGCTGCCGGTCGGCACCGTTTACGCCGGTGACGGCCACACCCACCAGCACCTGAAGGACATCGTCCGGTACCGGATGTACCTCGTCGACTCCGACGGCAACCTGGTGCGGGAGGACAAGCGCCGCGCCCGCAAGATCGGCTTCTGCATCTACGACAACGTGCGCCGGCCGGCGCGGCCGGGCCAGCCGCGGAACCCGGTGTTCCGCGAGAATGGCTGCGGAGCCCGCAACTCGACCAAGCTGCTCATGGGCCTGTCCGTCGGCTGGGGCGACCGCTACCACTGGCGCCTCCCCGGCCAGTACGTCAGCCTGGCCGGGCTGCCCGCCGGCACCTACACGCTGATCGGCGAGGCGAACCCCGAGGGCGTGCTCTACGAGCAGAAGACCAAGAACAACGGCGTTTTTATGGAGTTCAAGCTCCGGCGCAAGGACAAGGCGTCGATCAAGGTCCTGAGCAAGGGCTACCGACCCGCCGAGAAGTCGGTCGCGAACGTCTCGTCGCACGACGACTCGGAGAACTCCGACCACCCCGACGACGGTCACTCGCACTCGACCGAGCCGGCGGCCACCGTGGCCCGACCCGTCCGAGCTCTGGCGTCACGGCGCCGGGGACGGTTGACTACGCCTCATGTCCTTCGACGCGAGCAATCTTGA
- a CDS encoding sulfate adenylyltransferase subunit 1, producing MDLLRFATAGSVDDGKSTLIGRLLYDTKSIFEDQLEHVEKVSRDKGREYTDLALLTDGLRAEREQGITIDVAYRYFATPKRKFIIADTPGHIQYTRNMVTGASTADLAIILVDARNGLVEQSRRHAFLASLLQVPHVVVAINKMDLVDWDQAVYDRIHAEFTSFAARLRIPDLVTIPVSALNGDNVVERSSASPWYGGSSLLHHLENVHVASDRNLIDVRFPVQYVIRPQTKEHHDYRGYAGQVAGGVLKPGDTVTVLPSGFSTTIEAIDSLHGPVEQAFSPMSVVVRLKDNLDVSRGDMICRPHNMPTVTQDIDAMVCWMATEPLRPGMKLAIKHTTRSARVLVKDLQYRLDINTLHRDETTGELGLNDIGRVRLRTTAPLFVDDYGKNRATGGFILIDEGTNVTVGAGMITDTQ from the coding sequence ATGGACCTTCTGCGGTTCGCCACCGCCGGTTCCGTCGACGACGGCAAGTCGACGCTGATCGGCCGGCTGCTCTACGACACCAAATCGATCTTCGAGGACCAGCTCGAGCACGTCGAGAAGGTCAGTCGCGACAAGGGCCGCGAGTACACCGACCTCGCGCTGCTCACCGACGGCCTGCGCGCCGAGCGCGAGCAGGGCATCACGATCGACGTCGCGTACCGGTATTTCGCCACCCCGAAGCGGAAGTTCATCATCGCGGACACCCCGGGGCACATTCAGTACACGCGCAACATGGTGACGGGGGCGTCGACCGCGGACCTCGCGATCATCCTCGTCGACGCGCGCAACGGCCTGGTCGAGCAGTCGCGCCGGCACGCGTTCCTCGCCTCGTTGCTGCAGGTGCCGCACGTCGTCGTCGCCATCAACAAGATGGACCTCGTCGACTGGGACCAGGCGGTCTACGACCGCATCCACGCCGAGTTCACCTCGTTCGCCGCGCGGCTGCGCATCCCCGACCTGGTGACGATCCCGGTGTCGGCGCTCAACGGTGACAACGTGGTCGAGCGCTCGTCCGCCTCGCCCTGGTACGGCGGCTCGTCGCTGCTGCACCACCTGGAGAACGTCCACGTCGCCAGCGACCGCAACCTGATCGACGTCCGGTTCCCCGTGCAGTACGTGATCCGGCCGCAGACCAAGGAGCACCACGACTACCGCGGCTACGCGGGCCAGGTCGCCGGCGGTGTGCTCAAGCCCGGTGACACCGTGACGGTCCTGCCGAGCGGTTTCTCGACCACGATCGAGGCGATCGACTCCCTTCACGGCCCGGTGGAGCAGGCGTTCTCGCCGATGTCGGTCGTCGTGCGTCTGAAGGACAACCTCGACGTCAGCCGGGGCGACATGATCTGCCGCCCGCACAACATGCCGACGGTGACGCAGGACATCGACGCGATGGTCTGCTGGATGGCGACCGAGCCGCTGCGTCCGGGGATGAAGCTCGCGATCAAGCACACGACGCGGTCCGCGCGGGTGCTCGTCAAGGATCTGCAGTACCGGCTGGACATCAACACGTTGCACCGGGACGAGACCACCGGCGAACTCGGACTGAACGACATCGGACGGGTGCGTCTGCGCACAACCGCCCCGCTCTTCGTCGATGATTACGGCAAGAACCGGGCGACCGGGGGATTTATCCTCATCGACGAGGGAACGAACGTGACAGTCGGCGCCGGGATGATCACCGACACGCAGTGA